One Pieris napi chromosome 24, ilPieNapi1.2, whole genome shotgun sequence DNA window includes the following coding sequences:
- the LOC125061751 gene encoding ribonuclease H2 subunit B, with protein MTTRSKKKVGPIQPTVITKSRIENSWVMLIKDTLFNNNSFRIITLPHPAYGSPSKYVLDKSNKKMYEVVTFSEPFRSLFIGETVKSDGSIMLVTPVNPVFLVLPRLREQCTSRAVPLEDLLSEKGFHDIVEFIEDLECVADLKGSAELKAYKYSEVKTIEWLESKVRKLATLLKNKKIHVTSGSSSATFVSSTLNNDSIDEEFYLKYAHGIISEYLEDDLVELLEKKFAFKSELIESVGKRKSDASELLEANKRVKCEINEDSEIMDTSFSSNVVKKQKPLTAKEKARQKAASGTKTISSFFTKK; from the exons ATGACGACGAGATCTAAAAAGAAAGTTGGGCCTATTCAACCTACTGTAATTACAAAAAGCCGTATAGAAAATTCTTgggttatgttaataaaag ATACGCTCTTTAACAATAATAGCTTTAGGATAATAACTTTACCGCACCCTGCATACGGCTCGCCTTCAAAGTACGTTTTAGATAAGTCGAATAAGAAGATGTATGAAGTAGTGACATTCAGTGAACCATTTAGATCCTTGTTCATAGGAGAAACGGTGAAATCGGATGGAAGTATAATGTTAGTGACTCCTGTTAACCCCGTATTTTTAG TGCTCCCTAGACTGCGTGAACAGTGTACAAGCAGGGCAGTGCCTTTAGAAGATTTATTATCTGAAAAAGGCTTTCATGATATTGTAGAGTTTATTGAAGACTTGGAGTGTGTTGCAGATTTAAAG ggTTCTGCTGAACTGAAAGCCTACAAGTACAGTGAAGTTAAAACCATAGAGTGGCTAGAAAGTAAAGTGAGAAAATTAGCAAcactattaaaaaacaaaaagataCATGTTACTTCTGGATCAAGTTCTGCAACATTTGTCTCTAGTACATTGAATAATGACTCAATTGACGAAG aatttTACCTGAAGTATGCTCATGGAATTATTTCGGAATATCTAGAAGATGACTTAGTTGAATTGTTGGAAAAGAAATTTGCATTCAAATCAGAACTTATAGAGTCTGTTGGAAAACGTAAATCTGATGCCAGTGAGTTATTAGAAGCCAATAAAAGAGttaaatgtgaaattaatgaagataGTGAAATTATGGATACAAGTTTTAGTTCAAATGTGGTAAAGAAACAGAAACCCTTAACAGCCAAAGAAAAAGCAAGACAGAAAGCAGCAAGTGGTACAAAGACAATATCctcattttttacaaaaaagtgA
- the LOC125061750 gene encoding YTH domain-containing family protein 1 isoform X4 — MSAGVSDQRMKGQGNQVSNAPKEHQLERGGEELSEVSWRHQQQASYAPPISSATDPYSAAGVFGPSTTPFSTAAFGQPASTFNYFPGNGDYSTWGQLGRAKQYDDYYRADGLYVPDGIKAVETGVQALSLGEHKHDKDRAELKDISGGSQPKKMTWASIASQPAKPAPLSQTGGLKKKGPGMPPPPIVPGKHNMDISTWDAGKSAPVASAPPPPVLQPPSVPAPLPMPQPVPPPAPMRCPPQHQPPPAWTHAPRAPIPPQPRPPLPAPPPPSLPPQVSAPTVPHPVLDELRVKNDYNPKDFDLTAPLTRFFVIKSYSEDDIHRSIKYEIWCSTEHGNKRLDSAFRDREREGGCVYLFFSVNGSGHFCGMARMVSAVDYNSNSSVWSQDKWKGQFRVRWIYVKDVPNGQLRHIKLENNENKPVTNSRDTQEVPHAKGLQVLRIMHSYSHSTSIFDDFIHYERRQEEEDSRKVPAPVQENHREEHDGRGYRNYRDYRDRDGRDGRDHRDGRDGRDARDGRDGRDHRDHRDRDPRDNRDVRDVNRDYKDDRDGRDNRDHGYRDRDNYRPHKDRDGSRGRGRPRN; from the exons ATGTCAGCAGGCGTGTCAGATCAG CGGATGAAAGGGCAAGGGAATCAAG TATCAAATGCACCTAAAGAGCATCAGTTAGAACGGGGAGGTGAAGAGTTGTCAGAGGTGTCATGGCGTCATCAGCAGCAAGCATCATATGCACCACCCATCTCGTCAGCAACAGATCCGTACAGCGCAGCAG GTGTGTTCGGACCGTCGACAACCCCATTTTCCACCGCCGCATTTGGTCAACCGGCATCAACATTCAACTATTTCCCAGGAAACGGTGATTATTCCACTTGGGGTCAGCTGGGTCGAGCTAAACAGTATGACGATTACTACAGAGCTGACGGGCTGTACGTGCCGGACGGTATCAAAGCAGTGGAGACCGGCGTTCAGGCGCTGTCCCTCGGGGAGCACAAGCATGACAAAGATCGCGCCGAGCTCAAGGATATATCGGGCGGATCGCAACCCAAAAAGATGACATGGGCCTCCATCGCCAGCCAACCGGCCAAGCCGGCGCCGTTATCCCAGACTGGCGGTTTGAAGAAAAAAGGGCCGGGCATGCCCCCACCGCCGATAGTGCCCGGGAAGCACAATATGGACATTAGCACTTGGGACGCAGGGAAGAGCGCACCTGTAGCGTCTGCCCCCCCGCCCCCGGTGCTGCAACCCCCTTCCGTGCCTGCCCCTCTGCCGATGCCTCAGCCGGTTCCGCCGCCGGCCCCCATGCGATGCCCTCCTCAGCATCAGCCTCCCCCGGCTTGGACCCACGCCCCTCGCGCCCCCATTCCTCCCCAGCCTCGGCCTCCGCTTCCCGCTCCCCCTCCGCCGTCCCTTCCCCCTCAAGTCTCCGCTCCGACCGTGCCCCACCCGGTACTCGACGAACTCCGCGTTAAAAATGATTACAACCCTAAAGACTTCGATCTCACCGCCCCTCTAACCCGATTCTTCGTCATCAAATCGTACTCCGAGGATGACATCCACCGCAGCATCAAATACGAGATCTGGTGCAGCACGGAACACGGCAACAAGCGTCTCGACTCGGCTTTCCGCGATCGCGAGCGGGAGGGCGGCTGTGTGTATCTCTTTTTCTCGGTGAACGGCAGTGGACACTTTTGCGGGATGGCCCGTATGGTCAGTGCGGTAGACTACAACTCAAACTCTAGCGTGTGGTCTCAGGACAAGTGGAAAGGACAGTTTCGTGTTAGGTGGATTTACGTTAAGGACGTTCCGAACGGGCAGCTGCGTCATATCAAACTGGAGAACAACGAGAACAAGCCGGTGACCAACTCTCGCGATACCCAGGAGGTGCCCCACGCGAAGGGACTGCAAGTGTTGCGTATAATGCATAGCTACTCCCACTCTACGTCGATTTTCGACGATTTCATCCACTACGAGCGTCGTCAGGAGGAGGAGGACTCGCGTAAGGTGCCGGCTCCGGTTCAGGAGAACCATCGCGAGGAGCATGACGGCCGTGGGTATCGCAATTACCGTGATTACCGTGATAGGGATGGCCGTGACGGTCGCGATCATAGGGATGGGCGGGACGGTCGCGATGCCCGTGACGGTCGTGACGGTCGTGATCATCGTGATCATCGTGATCGCGACCCCAGGGACAACCGCGATGTGAGGGATGTCAACCGTGACTATAAAGACGATAGGGACGGCCGTGACAATAGGGATCATGGCTATCGTGACCGTGACAATTACCGGCCACATAAg GATCGCGATGGTTCTCGCGGGCGTGGAAGACCTCGTAACTAG
- the LOC125061750 gene encoding YTH domain-containing family protein 1 isoform X3, translating into MSAGVSDQRMKGQGNQVSNAPKEHQLERGGEELSEVSWRHQQQASYAPPISSATDPYSAAGYYGVFGPSTTPFSTAAFGQPASTFNYFPGNGDYSTWGQLGRAKQYDDYYRADGLYVPDGIKAVETGVQALSLGEHKHDKDRAELKDISGGSQPKKMTWASIASQPAKPAPLSQTGGLKKKGPGMPPPPIVPGKHNMDISTWDAGKSAPVASAPPPPVLQPPSVPAPLPMPQPVPPPAPMRCPPQHQPPPAWTHAPRAPIPPQPRPPLPAPPPPSLPPQVSAPTVPHPVLDELRVKNDYNPKDFDLTAPLTRFFVIKSYSEDDIHRSIKYEIWCSTEHGNKRLDSAFRDREREGGCVYLFFSVNGSGHFCGMARMVSAVDYNSNSSVWSQDKWKGQFRVRWIYVKDVPNGQLRHIKLENNENKPVTNSRDTQEVPHAKGLQVLRIMHSYSHSTSIFDDFIHYERRQEEEDSRKVPAPVQENHREEHDGRGYRNYRDYRDRDGRDGRDHRDGRDGRDARDGRDGRDHRDHRDRDPRDNRDVRDVNRDYKDDRDGRDNRDHGYRDRDNYRPHKDRDGSRGRGRPRN; encoded by the exons ATGTCAGCAGGCGTGTCAGATCAG CGGATGAAAGGGCAAGGGAATCAAG TATCAAATGCACCTAAAGAGCATCAGTTAGAACGGGGAGGTGAAGAGTTGTCAGAGGTGTCATGGCGTCATCAGCAGCAAGCATCATATGCACCACCCATCTCGTCAGCAACAGATCCGTACAGCGCAGCAG GTTATTACG GTGTGTTCGGACCGTCGACAACCCCATTTTCCACCGCCGCATTTGGTCAACCGGCATCAACATTCAACTATTTCCCAGGAAACGGTGATTATTCCACTTGGGGTCAGCTGGGTCGAGCTAAACAGTATGACGATTACTACAGAGCTGACGGGCTGTACGTGCCGGACGGTATCAAAGCAGTGGAGACCGGCGTTCAGGCGCTGTCCCTCGGGGAGCACAAGCATGACAAAGATCGCGCCGAGCTCAAGGATATATCGGGCGGATCGCAACCCAAAAAGATGACATGGGCCTCCATCGCCAGCCAACCGGCCAAGCCGGCGCCGTTATCCCAGACTGGCGGTTTGAAGAAAAAAGGGCCGGGCATGCCCCCACCGCCGATAGTGCCCGGGAAGCACAATATGGACATTAGCACTTGGGACGCAGGGAAGAGCGCACCTGTAGCGTCTGCCCCCCCGCCCCCGGTGCTGCAACCCCCTTCCGTGCCTGCCCCTCTGCCGATGCCTCAGCCGGTTCCGCCGCCGGCCCCCATGCGATGCCCTCCTCAGCATCAGCCTCCCCCGGCTTGGACCCACGCCCCTCGCGCCCCCATTCCTCCCCAGCCTCGGCCTCCGCTTCCCGCTCCCCCTCCGCCGTCCCTTCCCCCTCAAGTCTCCGCTCCGACCGTGCCCCACCCGGTACTCGACGAACTCCGCGTTAAAAATGATTACAACCCTAAAGACTTCGATCTCACCGCCCCTCTAACCCGATTCTTCGTCATCAAATCGTACTCCGAGGATGACATCCACCGCAGCATCAAATACGAGATCTGGTGCAGCACGGAACACGGCAACAAGCGTCTCGACTCGGCTTTCCGCGATCGCGAGCGGGAGGGCGGCTGTGTGTATCTCTTTTTCTCGGTGAACGGCAGTGGACACTTTTGCGGGATGGCCCGTATGGTCAGTGCGGTAGACTACAACTCAAACTCTAGCGTGTGGTCTCAGGACAAGTGGAAAGGACAGTTTCGTGTTAGGTGGATTTACGTTAAGGACGTTCCGAACGGGCAGCTGCGTCATATCAAACTGGAGAACAACGAGAACAAGCCGGTGACCAACTCTCGCGATACCCAGGAGGTGCCCCACGCGAAGGGACTGCAAGTGTTGCGTATAATGCATAGCTACTCCCACTCTACGTCGATTTTCGACGATTTCATCCACTACGAGCGTCGTCAGGAGGAGGAGGACTCGCGTAAGGTGCCGGCTCCGGTTCAGGAGAACCATCGCGAGGAGCATGACGGCCGTGGGTATCGCAATTACCGTGATTACCGTGATAGGGATGGCCGTGACGGTCGCGATCATAGGGATGGGCGGGACGGTCGCGATGCCCGTGACGGTCGTGACGGTCGTGATCATCGTGATCATCGTGATCGCGACCCCAGGGACAACCGCGATGTGAGGGATGTCAACCGTGACTATAAAGACGATAGGGACGGCCGTGACAATAGGGATCATGGCTATCGTGACCGTGACAATTACCGGCCACATAAg GATCGCGATGGTTCTCGCGGGCGTGGAAGACCTCGTAACTAG
- the LOC125061750 gene encoding YTH domain-containing family protein 3 isoform X2: MSAGVSDQRMKGQGNQVSNAPKEHQLERGGEELSEVSWRHQQQASYAPPISSATDPYSAAGYYGTTALPYQAFGVGDGTWSTNGTDPMTFLGGYNPHDSYGVDGVFGPSTTPFSTAAFGQPASTFNYFPGNGDYSTWGQLGRAKQYDDYYRADGLYVPDGIKAVETGVQALSLGEHKHDKDRAELKDISGGSQPKKMTWASIASQPAKPAPLSQTGGLKKKGPGMPPPPIVPGKHNMDISTWDAGKSAPVASAPPPPVLQPPSVPAPLPMPQPVPPPAPMRCPPQHQPPPAWTHAPRAPIPPQPRPPLPAPPPPSLPPQVSAPTVPHPVLDELRVKNDYNPKDFDLTAPLTRFFVIKSYSEDDIHRSIKYEIWCSTEHGNKRLDSAFRDREREGGCVYLFFSVNGSGHFCGMARMVSAVDYNSNSSVWSQDKWKGQFRVRWIYVKDVPNGQLRHIKLENNENKPVTNSRDTQEVPHAKGLQVLRIMHSYSHSTSIFDDFIHYERRQEEEDSRKVPAPVQENHREEHDGRGYRNYRDYRDRDGRDGRDHRDGRDGRDARDGRDGRDHRDHRDRDPRDNRDVRDVNRDYKDDRDGRDNRDHGYRDRDNYRPHKDRDGSRGRGRPRN, translated from the exons ATGTCAGCAGGCGTGTCAGATCAG CGGATGAAAGGGCAAGGGAATCAAG TATCAAATGCACCTAAAGAGCATCAGTTAGAACGGGGAGGTGAAGAGTTGTCAGAGGTGTCATGGCGTCATCAGCAGCAAGCATCATATGCACCACCCATCTCGTCAGCAACAGATCCGTACAGCGCAGCAG GTTATTACGGTACAACAGCACTTCCTTATCAAGCCTTCGGAGTTGGGGATGGAACATGGTCTACCAATGGCACAGACCCAATGACTTTTCTAGGAGGATACAATCCTCACGATTCATATGGAGTGGACG GTGTGTTCGGACCGTCGACAACCCCATTTTCCACCGCCGCATTTGGTCAACCGGCATCAACATTCAACTATTTCCCAGGAAACGGTGATTATTCCACTTGGGGTCAGCTGGGTCGAGCTAAACAGTATGACGATTACTACAGAGCTGACGGGCTGTACGTGCCGGACGGTATCAAAGCAGTGGAGACCGGCGTTCAGGCGCTGTCCCTCGGGGAGCACAAGCATGACAAAGATCGCGCCGAGCTCAAGGATATATCGGGCGGATCGCAACCCAAAAAGATGACATGGGCCTCCATCGCCAGCCAACCGGCCAAGCCGGCGCCGTTATCCCAGACTGGCGGTTTGAAGAAAAAAGGGCCGGGCATGCCCCCACCGCCGATAGTGCCCGGGAAGCACAATATGGACATTAGCACTTGGGACGCAGGGAAGAGCGCACCTGTAGCGTCTGCCCCCCCGCCCCCGGTGCTGCAACCCCCTTCCGTGCCTGCCCCTCTGCCGATGCCTCAGCCGGTTCCGCCGCCGGCCCCCATGCGATGCCCTCCTCAGCATCAGCCTCCCCCGGCTTGGACCCACGCCCCTCGCGCCCCCATTCCTCCCCAGCCTCGGCCTCCGCTTCCCGCTCCCCCTCCGCCGTCCCTTCCCCCTCAAGTCTCCGCTCCGACCGTGCCCCACCCGGTACTCGACGAACTCCGCGTTAAAAATGATTACAACCCTAAAGACTTCGATCTCACCGCCCCTCTAACCCGATTCTTCGTCATCAAATCGTACTCCGAGGATGACATCCACCGCAGCATCAAATACGAGATCTGGTGCAGCACGGAACACGGCAACAAGCGTCTCGACTCGGCTTTCCGCGATCGCGAGCGGGAGGGCGGCTGTGTGTATCTCTTTTTCTCGGTGAACGGCAGTGGACACTTTTGCGGGATGGCCCGTATGGTCAGTGCGGTAGACTACAACTCAAACTCTAGCGTGTGGTCTCAGGACAAGTGGAAAGGACAGTTTCGTGTTAGGTGGATTTACGTTAAGGACGTTCCGAACGGGCAGCTGCGTCATATCAAACTGGAGAACAACGAGAACAAGCCGGTGACCAACTCTCGCGATACCCAGGAGGTGCCCCACGCGAAGGGACTGCAAGTGTTGCGTATAATGCATAGCTACTCCCACTCTACGTCGATTTTCGACGATTTCATCCACTACGAGCGTCGTCAGGAGGAGGAGGACTCGCGTAAGGTGCCGGCTCCGGTTCAGGAGAACCATCGCGAGGAGCATGACGGCCGTGGGTATCGCAATTACCGTGATTACCGTGATAGGGATGGCCGTGACGGTCGCGATCATAGGGATGGGCGGGACGGTCGCGATGCCCGTGACGGTCGTGACGGTCGTGATCATCGTGATCATCGTGATCGCGACCCCAGGGACAACCGCGATGTGAGGGATGTCAACCGTGACTATAAAGACGATAGGGACGGCCGTGACAATAGGGATCATGGCTATCGTGACCGTGACAATTACCGGCCACATAAg GATCGCGATGGTTCTCGCGGGCGTGGAAGACCTCGTAACTAG
- the LOC125061750 gene encoding YTH domain-containing family protein 1 isoform X1 has protein sequence MSAGVSDQRMKGQGNQVSNAPKEHQLERGGEELSEVSWRHQQQASYAPPISSATDPYSAAGYYGTTALPYQAFGVGDGTWSTNGTDPMTFLGGYNPHDSYGVDGSVFGPSTTPFSTAAFGQPASTFNYFPGNGDYSTWGQLGRAKQYDDYYRADGLYVPDGIKAVETGVQALSLGEHKHDKDRAELKDISGGSQPKKMTWASIASQPAKPAPLSQTGGLKKKGPGMPPPPIVPGKHNMDISTWDAGKSAPVASAPPPPVLQPPSVPAPLPMPQPVPPPAPMRCPPQHQPPPAWTHAPRAPIPPQPRPPLPAPPPPSLPPQVSAPTVPHPVLDELRVKNDYNPKDFDLTAPLTRFFVIKSYSEDDIHRSIKYEIWCSTEHGNKRLDSAFRDREREGGCVYLFFSVNGSGHFCGMARMVSAVDYNSNSSVWSQDKWKGQFRVRWIYVKDVPNGQLRHIKLENNENKPVTNSRDTQEVPHAKGLQVLRIMHSYSHSTSIFDDFIHYERRQEEEDSRKVPAPVQENHREEHDGRGYRNYRDYRDRDGRDGRDHRDGRDGRDARDGRDGRDHRDHRDRDPRDNRDVRDVNRDYKDDRDGRDNRDHGYRDRDNYRPHKDRDGSRGRGRPRN, from the exons ATGTCAGCAGGCGTGTCAGATCAG CGGATGAAAGGGCAAGGGAATCAAG TATCAAATGCACCTAAAGAGCATCAGTTAGAACGGGGAGGTGAAGAGTTGTCAGAGGTGTCATGGCGTCATCAGCAGCAAGCATCATATGCACCACCCATCTCGTCAGCAACAGATCCGTACAGCGCAGCAG GTTATTACGGTACAACAGCACTTCCTTATCAAGCCTTCGGAGTTGGGGATGGAACATGGTCTACCAATGGCACAGACCCAATGACTTTTCTAGGAGGATACAATCCTCACGATTCATATGGAGTGGACGGTA GTGTGTTCGGACCGTCGACAACCCCATTTTCCACCGCCGCATTTGGTCAACCGGCATCAACATTCAACTATTTCCCAGGAAACGGTGATTATTCCACTTGGGGTCAGCTGGGTCGAGCTAAACAGTATGACGATTACTACAGAGCTGACGGGCTGTACGTGCCGGACGGTATCAAAGCAGTGGAGACCGGCGTTCAGGCGCTGTCCCTCGGGGAGCACAAGCATGACAAAGATCGCGCCGAGCTCAAGGATATATCGGGCGGATCGCAACCCAAAAAGATGACATGGGCCTCCATCGCCAGCCAACCGGCCAAGCCGGCGCCGTTATCCCAGACTGGCGGTTTGAAGAAAAAAGGGCCGGGCATGCCCCCACCGCCGATAGTGCCCGGGAAGCACAATATGGACATTAGCACTTGGGACGCAGGGAAGAGCGCACCTGTAGCGTCTGCCCCCCCGCCCCCGGTGCTGCAACCCCCTTCCGTGCCTGCCCCTCTGCCGATGCCTCAGCCGGTTCCGCCGCCGGCCCCCATGCGATGCCCTCCTCAGCATCAGCCTCCCCCGGCTTGGACCCACGCCCCTCGCGCCCCCATTCCTCCCCAGCCTCGGCCTCCGCTTCCCGCTCCCCCTCCGCCGTCCCTTCCCCCTCAAGTCTCCGCTCCGACCGTGCCCCACCCGGTACTCGACGAACTCCGCGTTAAAAATGATTACAACCCTAAAGACTTCGATCTCACCGCCCCTCTAACCCGATTCTTCGTCATCAAATCGTACTCCGAGGATGACATCCACCGCAGCATCAAATACGAGATCTGGTGCAGCACGGAACACGGCAACAAGCGTCTCGACTCGGCTTTCCGCGATCGCGAGCGGGAGGGCGGCTGTGTGTATCTCTTTTTCTCGGTGAACGGCAGTGGACACTTTTGCGGGATGGCCCGTATGGTCAGTGCGGTAGACTACAACTCAAACTCTAGCGTGTGGTCTCAGGACAAGTGGAAAGGACAGTTTCGTGTTAGGTGGATTTACGTTAAGGACGTTCCGAACGGGCAGCTGCGTCATATCAAACTGGAGAACAACGAGAACAAGCCGGTGACCAACTCTCGCGATACCCAGGAGGTGCCCCACGCGAAGGGACTGCAAGTGTTGCGTATAATGCATAGCTACTCCCACTCTACGTCGATTTTCGACGATTTCATCCACTACGAGCGTCGTCAGGAGGAGGAGGACTCGCGTAAGGTGCCGGCTCCGGTTCAGGAGAACCATCGCGAGGAGCATGACGGCCGTGGGTATCGCAATTACCGTGATTACCGTGATAGGGATGGCCGTGACGGTCGCGATCATAGGGATGGGCGGGACGGTCGCGATGCCCGTGACGGTCGTGACGGTCGTGATCATCGTGATCATCGTGATCGCGACCCCAGGGACAACCGCGATGTGAGGGATGTCAACCGTGACTATAAAGACGATAGGGACGGCCGTGACAATAGGGATCATGGCTATCGTGACCGTGACAATTACCGGCCACATAAg GATCGCGATGGTTCTCGCGGGCGTGGAAGACCTCGTAACTAG
- the LOC125061750 gene encoding YTH domain-containing family protein 1 isoform X5: MTFLGGYNPHDSYGVDGSVFGPSTTPFSTAAFGQPASTFNYFPGNGDYSTWGQLGRAKQYDDYYRADGLYVPDGIKAVETGVQALSLGEHKHDKDRAELKDISGGSQPKKMTWASIASQPAKPAPLSQTGGLKKKGPGMPPPPIVPGKHNMDISTWDAGKSAPVASAPPPPVLQPPSVPAPLPMPQPVPPPAPMRCPPQHQPPPAWTHAPRAPIPPQPRPPLPAPPPPSLPPQVSAPTVPHPVLDELRVKNDYNPKDFDLTAPLTRFFVIKSYSEDDIHRSIKYEIWCSTEHGNKRLDSAFRDREREGGCVYLFFSVNGSGHFCGMARMVSAVDYNSNSSVWSQDKWKGQFRVRWIYVKDVPNGQLRHIKLENNENKPVTNSRDTQEVPHAKGLQVLRIMHSYSHSTSIFDDFIHYERRQEEEDSRKVPAPVQENHREEHDGRGYRNYRDYRDRDGRDGRDHRDGRDGRDARDGRDGRDHRDHRDRDPRDNRDVRDVNRDYKDDRDGRDNRDHGYRDRDNYRPHKDRDGSRGRGRPRN; this comes from the exons ATGACTTTTCTAGGAGGATACAATCCTCACGATTCATATGGAGTGGACGGTA GTGTGTTCGGACCGTCGACAACCCCATTTTCCACCGCCGCATTTGGTCAACCGGCATCAACATTCAACTATTTCCCAGGAAACGGTGATTATTCCACTTGGGGTCAGCTGGGTCGAGCTAAACAGTATGACGATTACTACAGAGCTGACGGGCTGTACGTGCCGGACGGTATCAAAGCAGTGGAGACCGGCGTTCAGGCGCTGTCCCTCGGGGAGCACAAGCATGACAAAGATCGCGCCGAGCTCAAGGATATATCGGGCGGATCGCAACCCAAAAAGATGACATGGGCCTCCATCGCCAGCCAACCGGCCAAGCCGGCGCCGTTATCCCAGACTGGCGGTTTGAAGAAAAAAGGGCCGGGCATGCCCCCACCGCCGATAGTGCCCGGGAAGCACAATATGGACATTAGCACTTGGGACGCAGGGAAGAGCGCACCTGTAGCGTCTGCCCCCCCGCCCCCGGTGCTGCAACCCCCTTCCGTGCCTGCCCCTCTGCCGATGCCTCAGCCGGTTCCGCCGCCGGCCCCCATGCGATGCCCTCCTCAGCATCAGCCTCCCCCGGCTTGGACCCACGCCCCTCGCGCCCCCATTCCTCCCCAGCCTCGGCCTCCGCTTCCCGCTCCCCCTCCGCCGTCCCTTCCCCCTCAAGTCTCCGCTCCGACCGTGCCCCACCCGGTACTCGACGAACTCCGCGTTAAAAATGATTACAACCCTAAAGACTTCGATCTCACCGCCCCTCTAACCCGATTCTTCGTCATCAAATCGTACTCCGAGGATGACATCCACCGCAGCATCAAATACGAGATCTGGTGCAGCACGGAACACGGCAACAAGCGTCTCGACTCGGCTTTCCGCGATCGCGAGCGGGAGGGCGGCTGTGTGTATCTCTTTTTCTCGGTGAACGGCAGTGGACACTTTTGCGGGATGGCCCGTATGGTCAGTGCGGTAGACTACAACTCAAACTCTAGCGTGTGGTCTCAGGACAAGTGGAAAGGACAGTTTCGTGTTAGGTGGATTTACGTTAAGGACGTTCCGAACGGGCAGCTGCGTCATATCAAACTGGAGAACAACGAGAACAAGCCGGTGACCAACTCTCGCGATACCCAGGAGGTGCCCCACGCGAAGGGACTGCAAGTGTTGCGTATAATGCATAGCTACTCCCACTCTACGTCGATTTTCGACGATTTCATCCACTACGAGCGTCGTCAGGAGGAGGAGGACTCGCGTAAGGTGCCGGCTCCGGTTCAGGAGAACCATCGCGAGGAGCATGACGGCCGTGGGTATCGCAATTACCGTGATTACCGTGATAGGGATGGCCGTGACGGTCGCGATCATAGGGATGGGCGGGACGGTCGCGATGCCCGTGACGGTCGTGACGGTCGTGATCATCGTGATCATCGTGATCGCGACCCCAGGGACAACCGCGATGTGAGGGATGTCAACCGTGACTATAAAGACGATAGGGACGGCCGTGACAATAGGGATCATGGCTATCGTGACCGTGACAATTACCGGCCACATAAg GATCGCGATGGTTCTCGCGGGCGTGGAAGACCTCGTAACTAG